A genomic window from Candidatus Methylacidiphilum fumarolicum includes:
- a CDS encoding glycoside hydrolase family 1 protein, translated as MVTRPVASKHHFRENEKNLSFEWPHHEFLWGVATSPYQHEGGMNGEGEPLNNWAWAERDNQVEPSGKSCNFWNLAEEDLKRAKDLGLNAFRLGISWSRIQPVYDLPHPENPSFLEPPPFDPTVLARYAEILAHCRALGLEPVVTLHHFTHPAWLGLDAWIHRSTIDHYLHYVDYTIKYLLEHLPKEFHCEPPRFFLTVNEPNMLATCHYLYGYFPSGSNRGIHAATTCLIHLLEAHSKAYFLIHSLYKSYGLKPYVSFNNYSSNLYWLDLAWLDLLHANYFGIKKQKLFSYLWDRARQLDSAFDKARFSSISLARKALGFLLKKAQHFLAYACSFESAWKELLEVIYASKQRPFDFIAFDYYDPFVEHALRWPRWNDELPKRNKTFHEWMMEAFTSKWWDWRMLPEGLAFVTHQLTHYHLPLMISENGLAYRYTPSGMMEKRRDSVLRSHYIRAHVRIVNKLRKEGAPLFGYLYWSLVDNYEWGSFSPRFGLYSVDFQNGLYRKEIDVFGENPAKIYAEEVQKARINKISWKK; from the coding sequence ATGGTTACGAGACCCGTTGCCTCCAAACACCACTTCAGAGAAAACGAAAAAAATTTATCCTTTGAATGGCCTCATCATGAATTTTTATGGGGCGTGGCCACATCCCCCTACCAACATGAAGGAGGAATGAATGGGGAAGGCGAACCGCTGAATAATTGGGCATGGGCGGAACGGGATAATCAGGTCGAACCTTCTGGGAAAAGTTGCAATTTTTGGAACTTGGCTGAAGAGGATTTAAAAAGAGCAAAGGACCTGGGGCTTAATGCCTTTAGGCTAGGGATAAGTTGGAGCCGGATACAACCAGTCTATGATTTACCTCATCCTGAGAATCCTTCCTTTTTAGAACCCCCTCCTTTTGATCCAACTGTTCTGGCTAGATACGCTGAAATCCTAGCCCATTGTAGAGCTCTTGGATTGGAACCCGTGGTTACCCTCCATCATTTTACCCATCCTGCTTGGTTAGGACTTGATGCATGGATTCATCGATCCACTATTGATCATTACTTACATTATGTGGATTATACTATAAAATATCTGTTGGAACATCTGCCGAAAGAATTTCATTGTGAGCCTCCAAGATTTTTCCTTACCGTCAACGAGCCTAATATGCTCGCAACCTGTCATTATCTGTACGGGTATTTTCCTTCCGGATCAAACCGGGGGATTCATGCAGCCACCACCTGTTTAATCCATCTACTCGAAGCTCATTCCAAAGCTTATTTTCTGATTCACTCTCTTTATAAATCTTATGGCTTAAAACCCTATGTCAGTTTCAACAACTATTCCAGTAACCTCTATTGGCTGGATTTAGCCTGGTTAGATCTTCTGCACGCTAACTATTTTGGTATCAAAAAACAAAAACTCTTCTCTTATCTTTGGGATAGAGCTAGACAGTTAGATTCAGCCTTCGATAAAGCACGATTTAGCTCTATTTCTCTTGCTCGAAAAGCCTTAGGTTTTCTTCTCAAAAAAGCGCAACATTTTCTCGCTTATGCCTGTTCCTTCGAAAGCGCTTGGAAAGAACTACTCGAAGTCATTTATGCTTCTAAACAAAGGCCTTTTGATTTCATCGCATTTGACTACTATGATCCTTTTGTCGAACACGCCTTGCGATGGCCAAGATGGAATGATGAATTACCAAAACGCAATAAAACTTTCCATGAATGGATGATGGAAGCTTTTACAAGCAAATGGTGGGATTGGAGAATGCTTCCTGAAGGATTGGCCTTTGTTACGCATCAACTTACCCATTACCATTTACCTTTAATGATTTCTGAAAATGGGCTAGCTTACCGCTATACCCCTTCAGGGATGATGGAAAAAAGAAGAGATTCTGTATTAAGAAGTCACTATATTCGAGCGCACGTCCGGATCGTAAACAAACTGCGAAAAGAAGGAGCACCGCTTTTTGGCTATCTTTATTGGTCTTTGGTTGACAACTACGAATGGGGATCTTTTTCACCCCGATTTGGCTTATATTCTGTAGATTTCCAAAACGGACTCTATAGGAAAGAAATTGATGTTTTTGGAGAAAATCCAGCAAAAATTTATGCTGAAGAGGTTCAAAAAGCCAGGATAAACAAGATCAGTTGGAAAAAATAG
- the kdsB gene encoding 3-deoxy-manno-octulosonate cytidylyltransferase — MIEAKSHPESFMTTIIVIPARWSSSRFPGKPLAMLGGKPLIQWAWERAMECKRAKKVVVATDDQRIFDVVKGFGGEPLMTKSSHLSGTDRVAEVAALYQADRYINFQGDEPFLPGKEIDRLIEGMGAAPIATLARKLMEDSERKNPNVVKVVCDVDGFAIYFSRAPIPFLKNKTINCSLLAHVGIYAFSSWALQKFISLPYGILEQVESLEQLRAIENRIPIRVVSTAYQTVAIDTPEDLSKADQMLKHNKELL, encoded by the coding sequence TTGATAGAAGCAAAATCTCATCCTGAATCTTTCATGACAACCATCATTGTTATTCCTGCTAGATGGAGTTCAAGTAGGTTTCCTGGCAAACCATTAGCGATGCTAGGAGGCAAACCACTCATTCAATGGGCTTGGGAAAGGGCTATGGAATGTAAAAGAGCAAAGAAAGTTGTTGTGGCCACTGATGATCAAAGAATTTTTGACGTAGTAAAAGGTTTCGGTGGGGAACCGTTGATGACTAAATCGAGCCATCTTTCTGGAACGGATAGAGTTGCTGAAGTAGCCGCTTTGTATCAGGCGGACAGATATATAAATTTCCAAGGAGACGAACCCTTTCTGCCTGGGAAAGAAATAGACAGGCTTATTGAGGGCATGGGAGCAGCTCCCATTGCCACCCTAGCAAGAAAACTTATGGAGGACTCCGAAAGGAAAAATCCTAATGTCGTAAAAGTTGTTTGCGATGTGGATGGTTTTGCCATTTATTTTAGCAGAGCACCAATACCTTTTCTGAAAAATAAAACGATCAATTGTTCTCTACTGGCACATGTGGGTATTTATGCGTTTTCATCATGGGCTTTACAAAAATTTATTTCTCTTCCATATGGAATATTAGAACAAGTGGAATCCTTAGAACAACTCAGGGCAATAGAGAACCGAATTCCTATTCGCGTGGTTTCTACTGCCTATCAAACTGTGGCTATAGACACCCCTGAAGACTTGTCGAAGGCTGACCAAATGCTTAAACATAATAAAGAGCTGCTATGA
- a CDS encoding bifunctional heptose 7-phosphate kinase/heptose 1-phosphate adenyltransferase produces MFFSANAIDHFLARFSKLRALVIGDLMLDEFVWGKVSRLSPEAPVPIVEVQKCSYFPGGAANVARNLLEFTKEVSVLGVVGEDEAGKKLLQSLENFGCNLSGIQIIQNRQTTQKTRIFGRQQQVVRVDRETKEPIPKEITQNILLYLERELDSKDLIIIEDYAKGLLDQTIIDFILNHTKGKDIFVAVDPHSNNRLNWTGVSVVKPNRKEAIALAGFPDVHEEDLTKIREAAEILQKKWHCSYILVTLGEEGMLLLEKEGKPKTISAVSREVFDVSGAGDTAISLFSLALSAGATGFEAALIANHGAGVVVGKLGTATCTPAELKQSILSSPHTIDTRL; encoded by the coding sequence ATGTTTTTTTCTGCTAACGCCATCGACCATTTTTTAGCTCGTTTTTCAAAATTAAGGGCATTGGTTATTGGAGATCTCATGCTCGATGAATTTGTTTGGGGGAAAGTTTCCCGTCTTTCTCCTGAGGCTCCTGTACCAATCGTAGAAGTCCAGAAATGTTCCTATTTTCCTGGAGGCGCAGCTAATGTGGCTCGGAATCTGCTGGAATTTACAAAAGAGGTTTCTGTTTTAGGAGTTGTTGGAGAAGATGAGGCAGGGAAAAAATTGCTTCAATCTTTGGAAAATTTTGGATGCAACCTGTCTGGCATTCAAATCATCCAAAACAGGCAAACGACCCAAAAAACAAGAATTTTCGGAAGGCAACAACAGGTTGTTAGGGTGGACAGGGAAACAAAAGAACCAATCCCTAAGGAAATTACGCAGAATATTTTGCTTTACTTGGAAAGGGAATTGGATTCTAAAGATCTTATCATTATCGAAGATTATGCCAAAGGATTACTTGATCAAACGATCATCGATTTTATTTTAAATCATACCAAAGGTAAGGACATCTTTGTTGCTGTGGATCCCCATTCAAATAACCGCCTCAACTGGACAGGCGTGAGTGTTGTTAAGCCAAACAGAAAAGAAGCAATAGCTCTTGCAGGCTTTCCAGATGTTCATGAAGAAGATCTGACGAAGATTAGGGAAGCTGCCGAAATACTTCAAAAAAAATGGCACTGTTCCTACATCCTTGTCACTTTAGGGGAAGAGGGAATGCTTCTATTGGAGAAGGAAGGAAAACCCAAAACCATATCGGCTGTTTCTAGAGAGGTTTTCGATGTTTCTGGAGCTGGAGATACAGCTATCAGTCTTTTTTCCCTTGCACTTTCAGCCGGAGCCACTGGATTTGAAGCAGCTCTTATTGCCAATCATGGGGCGGGGGTTGTTGTTGGTAAACTAGGAACCGCCACATGCACTCCTGCCGAACTCAAACAAAGCATTTTATCCTCCCCTCATACGATCGACACTAGACTATGA
- a CDS encoding MGDG synthase family glycosyltransferase, with amino-acid sequence MKNLESIRVLILSTSAGTGHVRAAEALEKAFLEDPRVGQVICVDALKFTNKIFRDFYSKLYIQLVERAPSFLGWWYRTTDEPWKTDKMRLMLDRLNTKPLIDFISRYRPQVTVCTHFLPAEIISYLISQKKIDCRLSIVVTDFHCHAMWLCRVFHRYFVANEESKIHLINLGIPKERIIFSGIPIDPIFKPSPSKIEPKKSLGFDPELPVILISAGALGVSPAEAILESLETLQMPIQVVIVCGKNPQMEEKIRTKASNLSNHTIRIYGFTESMHKLMDAADLFIGKPGGLTASEAMAMGLPMIIISPIPGQEEFNSDYLLEKGVAIKCNEFTTLAYKVSYLLSHPQKLQQMRKNAFKHSTPKAAYKIVKILLEDELNPPEPVCLSPGQKEHA; translated from the coding sequence GTGAAAAATCTAGAATCAATAAGAGTTCTAATCCTATCAACAAGTGCCGGCACCGGCCACGTCCGTGCTGCGGAAGCACTGGAAAAGGCCTTTCTTGAAGATCCAAGGGTTGGACAGGTGATTTGCGTAGATGCTTTAAAATTTACCAACAAAATTTTCAGAGACTTTTATTCGAAACTTTATATCCAGCTAGTTGAAAGAGCCCCCTCTTTTCTCGGTTGGTGGTATCGAACAACCGACGAGCCTTGGAAAACCGATAAAATGAGACTCATGCTCGATCGATTGAATACCAAACCACTTATCGATTTTATTTCTAGGTACCGGCCTCAAGTGACCGTTTGTACTCATTTTCTACCTGCAGAGATTATTTCCTATTTAATTTCTCAAAAAAAAATAGATTGTCGGCTTTCGATCGTTGTGACGGATTTTCATTGCCATGCAATGTGGCTTTGCCGAGTTTTTCATAGGTATTTTGTTGCCAACGAAGAAAGCAAAATCCATCTGATCAATCTCGGCATTCCCAAAGAAAGAATCATTTTCAGTGGTATTCCTATTGATCCCATATTCAAGCCTTCTCCAAGCAAGATTGAGCCGAAAAAAAGCCTTGGCTTTGATCCGGAGCTCCCTGTAATTTTGATTTCAGCTGGAGCCCTTGGAGTGAGTCCTGCTGAGGCCATCCTCGAGTCTTTAGAAACATTGCAAATGCCAATACAGGTTGTTATAGTCTGCGGCAAAAACCCGCAAATGGAAGAAAAGATTCGAACAAAAGCCTCAAACCTTTCTAATCATACTATTAGAATATATGGTTTTACGGAATCGATGCACAAATTGATGGATGCAGCAGATCTTTTCATTGGCAAGCCAGGAGGATTAACCGCTTCAGAAGCTATGGCCATGGGCTTACCAATGATCATTATTTCCCCAATACCAGGTCAAGAAGAATTTAATAGCGATTATCTTTTAGAAAAAGGAGTGGCCATAAAATGTAATGAATTTACAACATTAGCCTACAAAGTAAGTTATCTTCTTTCCCATCCCCAAAAATTGCAACAAATGAGAAAAAATGCGTTTAAACACAGTACCCCTAAGGCTGCATACAAGATTGTCAAAATTTTGTTGGAAGACGAGCTTAATCCCCCTGAACCAGTCTGCTTGTCACCAGGACAAAAAGAACATGCATGA
- a CDS encoding D-glycero-alpha-D-manno-heptose-1,7-bisphosphate 7-phosphatase: MNKAVFFDRDDTLIKNIPYLKNEKLIEIPHGLDQQLLRLQKASFLLFIVSNQSGVARGLLTTEDVEKVNQRLLEMVGGRFFEKIYLSYEGPTQEMTWDRKPQPTMIWKAAKEYEIDFGRSFFVGDRLADVLCGRNSGCKTIFINLGRKNLDAFVACRLATYVTSSLFEAIDIILSVENE; the protein is encoded by the coding sequence ATGAACAAGGCTGTTTTCTTTGATAGAGATGACACGCTGATCAAAAATATACCCTATTTAAAAAACGAAAAACTGATAGAAATTCCCCATGGCTTGGATCAACAGCTTTTAAGACTTCAAAAAGCGAGTTTTCTGTTATTCATCGTTTCGAATCAATCGGGTGTTGCCCGAGGACTTTTGACTACTGAGGACGTTGAAAAGGTAAATCAGAGACTATTAGAAATGGTTGGTGGTAGATTTTTTGAAAAGATCTATCTTTCTTATGAAGGACCTACCCAAGAAATGACTTGGGACAGAAAACCACAACCGACTATGATTTGGAAGGCTGCTAAAGAATATGAAATCGATTTTGGCAGATCTTTTTTTGTGGGAGATAGACTAGCCGATGTACTTTGCGGCAGAAACAGTGGATGCAAAACTATTTTTATAAACCTGGGAAGAAAAAACCTCGATGCGTTTGTAGCCTGTCGGCTTGCGACCTATGTGACTTCTTCTCTTTTTGAAGCCATTGATATAATTCTTTCTGTAGAAAATGAGTAA
- a CDS encoding aspartate aminotransferase family protein — MDIKKIIESRMGENYSLHYQYINRTLVQVQRIIGFDKIYTRAQGAYLFDKEGNRYLDFLGGFGVFAVGRNNPKVKKVIEEVLDLDLPNMVQMDSALLSGLLAEALVKRFEACGASHLNAIFICNSGTEAIEGAIKFARAATRRPRILSLTNSFHGLSMGSLSVSANPYFHEGFGPFLPGCEHVVMGDLNGLEHELKKGDVAAFLFEPVQGKGIYFPRDNYFEEAQKLCRKYGTLLISDEVQTGLGRTGKWFGFEHWNLEPDIVTLAKALSGGYVPCGAIATRREIYQRVFNRLDRCIVHSSTFGRNNLACACGLATLSILEENNLIENSKNCGEKIETALIGLQKKYDWIKEVRVKGLMIAIEFGEPKSITGKMAWKTIHSMDKGLFPQLVVSTLMSEHRILSQVAANNLDIVKCLPPLIIGDEEINYFITSLEAVLEELKKFPGPLWNLGTNFLKAMKSQKTDG, encoded by the coding sequence ATGGATATAAAAAAAATTATAGAATCTCGAATGGGTGAAAATTATTCACTTCATTATCAATATATCAATAGAACTCTAGTTCAGGTTCAAAGGATCATTGGGTTTGATAAAATTTATACAAGAGCACAGGGTGCTTATCTTTTTGATAAAGAAGGCAACAGATATCTGGATTTTCTTGGAGGTTTTGGCGTTTTTGCTGTTGGCAGAAATAATCCGAAAGTAAAAAAAGTGATCGAAGAGGTCCTCGATTTGGATTTGCCGAATATGGTCCAGATGGATTCAGCTCTCTTGAGTGGTCTCCTTGCTGAAGCTCTTGTAAAACGATTTGAAGCCTGTGGAGCCTCTCATCTGAATGCCATCTTTATATGTAATAGTGGGACAGAAGCTATAGAAGGGGCTATAAAATTTGCTAGGGCTGCTACAAGGCGGCCACGAATCCTTTCTCTTACTAACTCTTTTCATGGATTAAGTATGGGTTCACTATCCGTTTCAGCGAATCCCTATTTTCATGAAGGATTCGGTCCTTTTTTACCCGGCTGTGAACATGTCGTTATGGGAGATTTAAATGGTCTAGAACATGAGCTAAAAAAGGGAGATGTGGCTGCTTTTCTTTTCGAACCTGTCCAAGGAAAAGGAATTTATTTTCCAAGAGATAATTACTTTGAGGAAGCTCAAAAATTATGTAGAAAATATGGCACTTTGCTGATTAGTGACGAAGTTCAAACAGGCTTAGGGAGAACGGGAAAATGGTTTGGATTTGAACATTGGAACCTTGAGCCAGACATTGTAACTCTTGCAAAAGCTTTAAGTGGTGGCTATGTGCCTTGTGGGGCTATAGCTACTCGAAGAGAAATCTATCAAAGAGTCTTTAATCGGCTCGATAGATGTATCGTTCATTCCTCAACTTTTGGGAGGAATAACCTCGCCTGTGCTTGTGGTCTTGCCACCCTATCTATACTAGAGGAAAACAACTTAATCGAGAACTCCAAAAACTGCGGAGAAAAGATTGAAACGGCTTTGATTGGTCTCCAAAAAAAATATGATTGGATTAAAGAAGTACGGGTCAAAGGACTTATGATTGCTATCGAATTTGGTGAACCCAAGTCCATCACTGGAAAAATGGCATGGAAGACCATTCATTCAATGGACAAAGGGCTTTTCCCTCAATTAGTTGTTTCCACTCTTATGTCTGAACATAGAATATTGAGTCAAGTCGCAGCAAACAATCTGGACATTGTCAAATGCCTTCCTCCTTTGATCATCGGAGATGAAGAAATCAACTATTTTATCACTTCCTTGGAAGCAGTTCTTGAAGAATTAAAAAAATTCCCTGGGCCTTTGTGGAACTTAGGAACCAACTTCCTAAAAGCAATGAAATCACAAAAAACAGATGGTTAG
- the kdsA gene encoding 3-deoxy-8-phosphooctulonate synthase: protein MNAKKEPFIVIAGPCVIESMELLIDTALELKKITTKYQLPFYFKSSFDKANRSSINSFRGPGLAKGLNMLSQIKEKTGCALTTDVHLPDQVKPVAQIVDILQVPAYLCRQTDLILACGESGKIVNVKKGQFLAPDDVDLIAEKLQWVGCKNFFFTERGSCFGYHDLIVDMRGIVRMRSKKHKVIFDATHSVQRPSALGKQTGGEEAMAFPLARAAVSIGIDGLFFETHPYPEKAMSDASTMIPLGKVDQMLECLLKIHEAIP, encoded by the coding sequence ATGAATGCAAAAAAAGAGCCTTTTATTGTCATCGCTGGTCCCTGCGTGATCGAATCGATGGAACTTCTTATAGATACTGCCCTTGAACTAAAAAAAATTACAACTAAATACCAGCTTCCTTTTTATTTTAAGTCTTCCTTTGACAAAGCAAACCGCTCCTCCATTAATTCTTTTCGTGGTCCAGGACTGGCAAAAGGGTTAAACATGTTATCACAAATCAAAGAAAAAACGGGCTGCGCCCTCACTACTGATGTGCATCTTCCAGATCAAGTAAAACCGGTAGCTCAGATCGTTGACATCCTTCAAGTACCTGCCTATTTATGCAGGCAAACCGATTTAATCCTGGCTTGCGGAGAAAGTGGAAAAATTGTCAATGTAAAAAAGGGACAATTTTTAGCTCCCGATGACGTTGATCTTATAGCTGAAAAGCTCCAATGGGTGGGCTGCAAAAATTTCTTTTTTACAGAAAGGGGGAGCTGTTTTGGATATCATGATCTTATTGTCGATATGCGAGGGATTGTTCGAATGCGGTCTAAAAAACATAAGGTTATCTTTGATGCCACCCATTCAGTCCAACGACCTTCAGCACTTGGCAAGCAAACAGGAGGAGAAGAAGCTATGGCTTTCCCTTTAGCCAGAGCGGCTGTGTCTATTGGCATTGACGGACTTTTTTTTGAAACGCATCCTTATCCAGAAAAAGCTATGTCAGATGCCTCGACAATGATCCCACTGGGCAAAGTGGATCAAATGCTTGAATGCCTTTTAAAAATCCATGAAGCCATTCCTTAA
- a CDS encoding MBL fold metallo-hydrolase yields the protein MKEPIIYTGGELQTNAYLISGKHGYICIDAPQGITSFLKQKKIEVDSLLLTHGHFDHIWEARLIEKTFHCTVYVHPSDFNLVQNSGGVAYMGIKGAVAPPEEIIALPVLAGGSVHWGCNGVEFILFHIPGHSPGSVAFYVPRMHAVFCGDILFAGSIGRTDLPNGNFSALMEGIKNYLFSLPPQTVVYPGHGPSTTIQKEKETNPFFKEKD from the coding sequence ATGAAAGAACCAATTATTTATACAGGAGGAGAACTCCAAACCAATGCGTATCTCATCTCTGGAAAGCATGGTTATATTTGTATTGATGCCCCACAGGGCATTACCTCATTTCTTAAGCAGAAGAAAATTGAAGTCGATAGTCTTCTTCTTACCCATGGACATTTCGATCACATATGGGAAGCTCGTTTAATCGAAAAAACTTTCCATTGCACTGTCTATGTTCATCCTTCCGATTTTAATTTAGTCCAAAATTCCGGAGGTGTTGCCTATATGGGTATAAAAGGAGCCGTAGCCCCTCCAGAGGAAATCATTGCTTTACCTGTACTTGCAGGCGGAAGCGTGCATTGGGGATGCAATGGAGTAGAATTTATCCTTTTTCACATTCCAGGACATAGTCCAGGGAGTGTTGCTTTTTATGTCCCAAGGATGCATGCTGTCTTTTGTGGGGATATTCTTTTTGCTGGCTCTATAGGGAGAACAGATCTTCCAAATGGAAATTTCTCTGCCCTTATGGAAGGAATTAAAAACTATCTTTTTTCTTTACCTCCTCAAACCGTTGTCTATCCTGGGCATGGTCCGTCAACAACTATTCAGAAAGAAAAAGAGACAAATCCTTTTTTCAAAGAGAAAGATTAA
- a CDS encoding LptA/OstA family protein → MKSFLLLLLFFFLRLNVFGQFPEENPPELLSNPDATVVTSNTFRMDQNNHQGFFSGNVITIANNFKMRSNEMTVFFDESGSEIKRLIAKGDAVLIQEKRTAKASQMEYIVPEDKLILTGNPEVIEENKDHVTGNVITIFRNTNQMFVDGHSRVILLRNNQPQEQQQKK, encoded by the coding sequence ATGAAATCCTTTTTATTATTACTCCTTTTTTTCTTTCTCCGATTAAATGTCTTTGGTCAATTTCCAGAAGAAAACCCACCAGAACTGCTTTCCAACCCTGACGCTACAGTCGTCACATCGAATACTTTCCGAATGGATCAAAACAACCATCAAGGATTCTTTAGTGGCAATGTCATCACTATAGCGAATAATTTTAAAATGCGATCTAATGAAATGACCGTTTTCTTTGATGAAAGCGGTTCTGAAATCAAAAGACTTATTGCCAAAGGAGACGCAGTGCTCATACAAGAAAAAAGGACTGCCAAAGCTTCTCAAATGGAATATATTGTTCCAGAAGATAAGTTAATATTAACGGGCAATCCCGAAGTGATTGAAGAAAATAAAGACCATGTGACAGGCAATGTGATTACAATCTTTCGAAACACCAATCAGATGTTTGTGGATGGACACAGCCGCGTGATACTCTTAAGAAACAATCAACCGCAAGAGCAACAACAGAAAAAATAG
- a CDS encoding CTP synthase: protein MKYIFVTGGVISSLGKGITAAALGTLLERRGVKISLQKLDPYLNVDPGTMNPYQHGEVYVLEDGAETDLDLGHYERFTNVKLSKLNNTTTGQIYETVIQQERQGKYLGKTVQVIPHVTNEIKNRIMRVAESSGCDILITEIGGTTGDIEGLPFLEAIRQMALEVGSDHALFVHVTYVPYIKAAGELKTKPTQQSVAKLREIGIQPHVLVCRSDHPLTEEVRAKLSLYCNVSIEGVIEELDVQHTIYEVPLMLQKEKLDALVCKYLKLDLPEADLTDWKAFVEKIMHPSHKLSIAVVGKYIGHQDAYKSIYEALTHAGAFLSCGVEVKKVDAEEIEEKGAETLLQGSDGILVPGGFGSRGIEGKIEAAKYARLHLIPYLGLCLGMQTAIIEFSRNVVGLTDAHSSEFESMTSNPVICLLEEQKKLSSLGGSMRLGSSLCKLLPNTKAYEAYGRDTSRERHRHRYEFNVAYKSLLEKFGLKISGTTENGELVELIELENHPWFVGCQFHPEFQSRPNSPHPLFVAFLKASLEYRKKTHS, encoded by the coding sequence ATGAAATATATTTTTGTTACAGGTGGAGTGATTAGTTCTCTGGGTAAAGGCATTACAGCAGCAGCCTTGGGAACTCTGTTAGAAAGAAGAGGAGTCAAAATTTCCTTACAGAAACTAGATCCTTACCTCAATGTTGATCCTGGAACGATGAATCCTTATCAGCATGGTGAGGTATATGTCCTTGAAGATGGGGCAGAAACTGATCTAGATCTTGGTCACTACGAAAGATTCACAAACGTCAAACTTTCTAAGCTTAACAATACGACCACAGGACAAATCTACGAAACGGTCATTCAACAAGAAAGACAAGGAAAATACCTAGGCAAAACCGTTCAAGTCATTCCTCATGTGACCAATGAAATAAAAAACCGAATTATGCGAGTAGCAGAAAGTAGCGGCTGCGACATCTTGATCACTGAAATCGGGGGCACCACCGGAGATATTGAAGGACTTCCTTTTCTTGAGGCTATACGACAGATGGCTTTGGAAGTTGGTTCTGATCATGCTTTGTTCGTCCATGTCACCTATGTTCCTTACATCAAGGCTGCAGGAGAGCTCAAAACAAAACCAACCCAGCAGAGTGTTGCTAAACTTCGAGAAATAGGCATTCAGCCTCATGTTCTCGTTTGCCGATCCGATCATCCCCTGACGGAGGAAGTGAGGGCAAAACTTTCTCTCTACTGTAATGTCTCTATTGAAGGGGTCATCGAAGAGTTAGATGTTCAACATACTATTTATGAAGTTCCTCTGATGCTTCAGAAAGAAAAACTGGATGCTCTTGTCTGCAAGTATTTGAAACTCGATCTGCCTGAAGCCGATTTAACAGATTGGAAAGCTTTTGTTGAAAAAATTATGCATCCTTCGCATAAGCTTTCTATTGCAGTAGTAGGCAAATATATCGGTCATCAGGACGCCTATAAAAGTATCTATGAAGCGTTGACTCATGCGGGGGCATTTCTTTCCTGTGGGGTTGAAGTCAAAAAAGTGGATGCTGAAGAAATCGAAGAAAAAGGAGCCGAAACGCTACTTCAAGGATCAGATGGAATATTGGTTCCTGGAGGCTTTGGCAGTCGTGGCATTGAGGGGAAAATAGAGGCAGCAAAATATGCACGTCTTCATCTTATTCCCTATCTTGGATTATGTCTTGGTATGCAGACCGCTATTATTGAATTTAGCCGAAATGTTGTTGGATTGACCGATGCCCATAGTTCGGAGTTTGAAAGTATGACATCAAACCCTGTGATCTGTTTGCTTGAGGAACAAAAGAAACTTTCTAGCCTTGGAGGCTCCATGCGGCTTGGTAGCTCTCTATGCAAACTCCTTCCCAATACAAAAGCTTATGAAGCCTATGGACGGGATACTTCTAGAGAACGGCACAGGCATCGTTACGAATTTAACGTGGCCTATAAGTCCCTACTTGAAAAGTTCGGTTTAAAGATATCTGGTACAACAGAAAACGGAGAGCTAGTAGAACTTATCGAATTAGAAAATCATCCATGGTTTGTCGGTTGTCAATTCCATCCAGAATTTCAATCCAGGCCTAATTCTCCACATCCATTATTTGTAGCCTTTTTAAAAGCTTCACTGGAATACCGAAAGAAAACCCATTCTTAG